The genomic region CCGTCGAGCAGCTTATTTCCAACTCGCTGCGTAGGACTATCGACAGTAATCAGTTCTGGGTGATCCGATTCAATTTTCTTCAGTTCATCCATCAGGCTGTCATAAACCGCATCGCTCACACTCGGTTTGTTCAAGGTGTAGTATTCGTAGCTATAACGATTTAACAGGTCTTTAATTTCGTCAATTCTTGGTTTTTTTGGTGTCACTTTCAACCACCTTTCTGTAGAACAAATAGACATACACGGAAATCATAATTATCGTTACGTAAAGTAAAATTAAGCCAGTTGTTGGGACAATTGGCAGCCAGTCGATGCCACTAATCCATCCCTTCAGCGCGCCGTCAAGCAGAATTACCGGAATCAGAACGACCGCCCACAAAAGCACAGCCAAAACAACAGCCCACGCGAATCTCAGCAAAATTCTTAGTCTTCGCCCCGTCACAATATCACCCGACAAACGCAGCGCGTGAAACGGATACATTCCCGGCAATGTTACGATGATCATCGCAAAAACCGTAGAAGTCGCCCAATAGACGGACATCGCCACTATCAGAATCGCCGCACCGCCAGCCGCCATCAGAATCGGCGTTTGATTTAACACTCCCGAAGCATTAAGCGCGCTATAAATAATCACCGCCACTGCCGCCGGCACCATTTGAATCAAGAAAACCCCGATAACAATTATCAGCGCAATTATAGGCGACCCAGAGCTATACAAACCATCGCGCATTTTCGGTTTTTTACCAATTAAAATAGCTCGCGTTAGCCAAACAGACGACAGCCAAGTGAGCAGCCCCAGAAAGATTCCCGCCGCTTGCTGCACATTTCCACCAGCCGTTCCGCTACCGGAAATATAGCTAACTGCAACGCCAGAGAATAGGCTAATTGTTGTATAAATTCCGCCGAATCCATTCGACTCAGCCTGATTCATCACGTCTTTAAGTTGTTGGTATGTATCTTGCGACATGACGCTGGCTAAAGCAAACGTCAATATCGACATAACGATGATTAACGCCAAAAAAGTTTTCTTATTTCGCCATACCAGACGACAAGCCTCACTAGTCAGCGACCAATATCCTGGAATTTTAAGATCTCGTTGGTAATCTCGTCGCTTAGTTAGCCGAAAACTACGATGAGGTCGGCGCTGCAGAAAATTACGCCGCTGCTGATTTAATTTGCTAAAGTCCCGTTTAATACCAGGCCATACACCTTTTTTATGATCAGTATTTGACTTCTTAGGATTCTTGACTACTCGTTTTTTGGAGGTTTTCGTTGCCATAATTACATCTTTGTTGCGTTATTTCTCAACCTTGCAATTCTGTCTTCTAGCGGTGGATGAGTACTAAATAATTTTGAGAAAAATCCGGGTTTCAAAGGATTATTCATGAACAAATTGGCAGTAGAAGAACTTTGTTTTTGCATTGGTCTGCCGTATTGGCGCAATTTTTCCAGCGCGCTTGCTAACCCTTCAGTATCTCGTGTCAATAATACACCCGAAGCATCCGCCAGATATTCACGCTGTCGACTAACCGCCAATTGGGTTATCGTTGCTAAAAGCGGCGCCAATATACCCACAATCAACCCGAAAGCGTAGATGATAGGATTAACATCTCTGTCACGGTCATCACTATAAAACATCATCCTAAGCGCCAAATCTGCAAACAGCCCAATTGCGCTAACCAAACCAAAAGCAATCATACTCACACGGATGTCGTAATTTCGCACGTGACTCATTTCATGCGCCATAACCGCTTCCAGCTCACGCTTGTCCATAATATCCAAAAGCCCAGTAGTCGCGCCAACAATAGCATGATTTGGGTCGCGACCAGTCGCAAAAGCATTTGGAGCTGGATCGTCGATAACATAAACTTTCGGCATCGGCATGCCAGAAGCGATAGACAAATTTTCCACCACTCGCCAAAGTTCAGGAGCATCATTTTTGCTAATTTCCTGAGCGCCGGTCATCATCATAGCCAACTTGCCAGCTATAAAATATTGCAACCAAGCATACAATATCGCACATATGAAAATGATGAGCGCTAGCGAATAGCTGTCAGTTGCCACTCCAATAAACAGACCGATGACTCCAATAATTATCACAAACACAGACATAATTAATATTGTGTTGCGTTTGTTTTGAGAAACTGCATTGTACATATGTTAATTATACCAAAAATCGCCCGCTAAAAATAGACGAGCGATTTTCATTTCAGAGTTCAATTAGAACTTTACTTCAACTGGATTTTCAACACTTGCGCGATCCTCAACGTCGAAGAATTCCTTAGCTTGGAAGCCAAACATTCCCGCGATGATGTTTGTTGGGAAAGTCTGGATCTTCGTGTTTAAGTCGCGAACGCCACCGTTGTAGAATCGGCGAGCTGCTTGGATTTTATCCTCAGTATCAACCAATTCCTGCTGCAATTGCAAGAAGTTCTGGTTTGCTTTCAATTCTGGGTAAGCCTCAGATACAGCAAACAAGCTCTTCAAAGCGCCCTCCAAAGCGTTTTCAGCCTTAGCAGTCTCAGCCACGCTGCCAGCATTCATAATTGCTGAACGAGCTTCTGCGACCTTCTCAAACACTTCTTTTTCGTGTGTAGCGTAGCCTTTTACCGAGTTGACCAAATTTGGAATCAAATCAGTTCGGCGCTTTAGCTGAACAGTAATGTCGCTCCATGCCTCTTCTACGCGGTTGCGCAACACAACTAAACCATTGTACGCACCGATTACAACTCCTACGAGTACCAATAAAACTACCACTGTAACAATAAGTACAATTACCAATGGACTCATTTCTTACCTTTGTCCCTTTCCTATTCAATATTATTTTCTTTACAACTTTGGTGCGCAAGGCGGGAATCGAA from Candidatus Nanosynbacter sp. HMT-352 harbors:
- a CDS encoding M48 family metalloprotease, which gives rise to MYNAVSQNKRNTILIMSVFVIIIGVIGLFIGVATDSYSLALIIFICAILYAWLQYFIAGKLAMMMTGAQEISKNDAPELWRVVENLSIASGMPMPKVYVIDDPAPNAFATGRDPNHAIVGATTGLLDIMDKRELEAVMAHEMSHVRNYDIRVSMIAFGLVSAIGLFADLALRMMFYSDDRDRDVNPIIYAFGLIVGILAPLLATITQLAVSRQREYLADASGVLLTRDTEGLASALEKLRQYGRPMQKQSSSTANLFMNNPLKPGFFSKLFSTHPPLEDRIARLRNNATKM
- a CDS encoding LemA family protein gives rise to the protein MSPLVIVLIVTVVVLLVLVGVVIGAYNGLVVLRNRVEEAWSDITVQLKRRTDLIPNLVNSVKGYATHEKEVFEKVAEARSAIMNAGSVAETAKAENALEGALKSLFAVSEAYPELKANQNFLQLQQELVDTEDKIQAARRFYNGGVRDLNTKIQTFPTNIIAGMFGFQAKEFFDVEDRASVENPVEVKF